In a single window of the Amycolatopsis sp. cg5 genome:
- a CDS encoding acyl carrier protein: MELTLDSLKRILRDGAGADEAVDLDGDILDTEFDELGYDSLALLETVARITREYRIPLDDDAATSAKTPRELLALANAA; this comes from the coding sequence ATGGAACTGACCCTGGACAGCCTCAAGCGCATCCTGCGTGACGGCGCCGGTGCGGACGAGGCGGTCGACCTGGACGGCGACATCCTCGACACCGAGTTCGACGAGCTGGGCTACGACTCGCTCGCGCTGCTGGAGACCGTCGCGCGGATCACCCGCGAATACCGGATCCCGCTCGACGACGACGCCGCGACCAGCGCCAAGACCCCGCGCGAGCTGCTCGCGCTGGCCAACGCGGCTTGA
- a CDS encoding FAD-dependent monooxygenase codes for MTTLSAGVAIVGAGPVGLLLAGDLREAGVPVIVVERLPEPMTESRATQLTSRSASLLRARGLESLLTDTESKAHFGGLSFELDSPLWKVPQPRTEAALTKRAFDLGVSLLRSHTLTGIGDHLEVDGPLGTVAIESEHVVGCDGENSTVRRLAGFDYAFRPATRELLRADVTGLSVPDRRFERFEHGLAVAATRGDVTRVMVHEFGRSAARTEPVTFAEITDVWAKVTGEDIAGGKPLWADAFDNATGLVSSYREGNVLLAGDAAHRHLPVGGQALNVGLQDAAALATALTGGADTLLDDYARTRRAAALAVMELVAAQELLLLGGPEVEPLREVLTELFTVDAARAHLARAVEESGNS; via the coding sequence ATGACCACGCTCAGCGCCGGCGTCGCGATCGTCGGCGCCGGGCCCGTCGGGCTGCTCCTCGCGGGTGACCTGCGCGAAGCCGGGGTCCCGGTGATCGTCGTCGAACGGCTGCCCGAGCCGATGACCGAGTCCCGCGCGACACAGCTGACCAGCCGATCGGCCTCGCTGCTGCGCGCGCGTGGGCTGGAGTCGCTGCTGACCGACACCGAGTCGAAGGCGCACTTCGGCGGCCTGTCGTTCGAATTGGACAGTCCCTTGTGGAAGGTCCCGCAACCGCGGACCGAAGCCGCCTTGACCAAGCGGGCGTTCGACCTGGGTGTCTCGCTGCTGCGGTCACACACGCTGACCGGCATCGGTGATCATCTCGAAGTGGACGGTCCACTGGGGACGGTCGCGATCGAGTCCGAGCACGTCGTCGGGTGCGACGGCGAGAACAGCACGGTCCGGCGGCTCGCCGGGTTCGACTACGCGTTCCGCCCGGCCACCCGCGAGCTGCTGCGCGCCGACGTCACCGGCCTTTCCGTGCCGGACCGGCGGTTCGAGCGGTTCGAACACGGCCTCGCGGTCGCCGCCACCCGCGGCGACGTGACCAGGGTGATGGTGCACGAGTTCGGCCGGTCGGCGGCACGCACCGAGCCGGTCACCTTCGCCGAGATCACCGACGTCTGGGCGAAGGTGACCGGCGAGGACATCGCGGGCGGCAAGCCGCTCTGGGCCGACGCTTTCGACAACGCCACCGGCCTGGTCTCGTCCTACCGCGAAGGCAACGTGCTGCTCGCGGGCGACGCGGCGCACCGGCACCTGCCGGTCGGCGGCCAAGCACTCAACGTCGGCCTCCAGGACGCCGCCGCACTCGCCACCGCCCTCACCGGCGGAGCGGACACACTGCTCGACGACTACGCGCGCACCCGCCGCGCCGCCGCGCTCGCGGTCATGGAACTCGTTGCCGCACAAGAGTTACTGCTACTCGGCGGCCCCGAGGTCGAGCCGCTGCGCGAGGTGCTCACCGAACTGTTCACAGTGGACGCCGCACGCGCGCACCTCGCGCGTGCCGTCGAAGAATCGGGGAACTCATGA
- a CDS encoding aromatase/cyclase, producing the protein MREVEHEITVAAPAKTVYRLIADVENWPQLFNPTVHVEYVERGETTERIQIWATANGTAKTWTSRRDLDPAGLRVDFRQEVSQAPVVAMGGAWVIEPVAENECRVRLLHDYRAATEADLDWIDQAVDRNSRVELAALKQNVEVPDDLLFSFDDTLEIDADASEVYDFINEAQLWPDRLPHVARVDLEEDTVGLQTLGMDTRTKDGSTHTTKSIRVCLPHRKIVYKQIQPPALMTLHTGHWLFEERPGGVLATSRHTVRINEANIAAVLGADATVDDARTFVRTALSANSLATLGHAKTHAERR; encoded by the coding sequence ATGCGCGAAGTCGAACACGAGATCACCGTCGCCGCGCCCGCGAAGACCGTCTACCGGCTCATCGCCGACGTCGAGAACTGGCCGCAGCTGTTCAACCCGACCGTGCACGTCGAGTACGTCGAGCGGGGCGAGACGACCGAGCGGATCCAGATCTGGGCGACCGCGAACGGCACGGCCAAGACGTGGACGTCACGGCGCGACCTGGACCCGGCCGGGCTGCGCGTCGACTTCCGGCAGGAGGTCTCGCAGGCACCGGTGGTCGCGATGGGCGGCGCGTGGGTCATCGAACCGGTGGCGGAGAACGAATGCCGGGTCCGGCTGCTGCACGACTACCGGGCGGCGACCGAGGCCGATCTCGACTGGATCGACCAGGCCGTCGACCGCAACAGCCGGGTGGAGCTCGCGGCGCTGAAGCAGAACGTCGAGGTGCCCGACGACCTGCTGTTCAGCTTCGACGACACGCTGGAGATCGACGCCGACGCGAGCGAGGTCTACGACTTCATCAACGAGGCGCAGCTCTGGCCGGACCGGCTCCCGCACGTCGCGCGGGTCGACCTCGAAGAGGACACGGTCGGGCTGCAGACGCTCGGGATGGACACCCGCACCAAGGACGGTTCGACGCACACGACGAAGTCGATCCGGGTCTGCCTGCCGCACCGCAAGATCGTCTACAAGCAGATCCAGCCGCCCGCGCTGATGACACTCCACACCGGACACTGGCTGTTCGAGGAGCGGCCAGGGGGAGTGCTCGCCACGTCACGGCACACCGTGCGGATCAACGAGGCGAACATCGCCGCGGTGCTCGGCGCCGACGCGACCGTCGACGACGCGCGGACGTTCGTGCGCACGGCGCTGAGCGCCAACAGCCTGGCCACCCTCGGGCACGCCAAGACCCACGCCGAACGACGATGA
- a CDS encoding polyprenyl synthetase family protein: MTISWGTAPAFVGRTLADFGRDIGGRVEARLRTQLATDRARYAAVAPGSEAVVDALSTAVLSGGKRLRPSLAYLSFLGAGGSPADPRIVDVGAALELLHAGCLVHDDIMDDSPTRRGLLTTHARYQQEHQKSGYTGEARRFGEGVGMIVGDMAFFYAIGLLRTTTPETQAVFFELAVDAGVGQYLDLLAAACPADLAPDPMTIARYKTGRYTVEGPLRLGAALAGRLVELGEALTAYGQPVGLAYQLRDDLLGAFGDPSVTGKPVGDDLRQGKRTLLLGYAKQQASGSLELLEKVDAGALTEAEVPAVQRLLEDLGAREYVESTCQALAVDAVNAIEAADIDLSVKEYFKHFAAYVAGA, from the coding sequence ATGACCATCAGCTGGGGGACAGCACCGGCCTTCGTCGGCCGCACACTCGCCGACTTCGGCCGCGACATCGGCGGCCGCGTCGAAGCCCGCCTCCGCACCCAGCTCGCCACCGACCGCGCCCGCTACGCCGCGGTCGCACCCGGCTCCGAAGCCGTCGTCGACGCACTGTCGACCGCGGTCTTGAGCGGCGGCAAGCGCCTACGCCCGAGCCTGGCCTACCTGTCGTTCCTCGGCGCGGGCGGCTCACCCGCCGACCCCCGCATCGTCGATGTCGGCGCGGCACTCGAGCTGCTCCACGCGGGCTGCCTCGTCCACGACGACATCATGGACGACTCACCGACCCGCCGGGGCCTGCTCACCACGCATGCCCGTTACCAGCAGGAACACCAGAAGTCGGGCTACACGGGCGAGGCGCGCCGGTTCGGCGAGGGCGTCGGCATGATCGTCGGCGACATGGCGTTCTTCTACGCGATCGGCCTGCTGCGCACCACGACCCCCGAGACCCAGGCGGTGTTCTTCGAGCTGGCCGTCGACGCAGGCGTCGGCCAGTACCTGGACCTCCTCGCCGCCGCCTGCCCGGCCGATCTCGCCCCCGACCCGATGACGATCGCCCGCTACAAGACCGGGCGCTACACCGTCGAGGGACCGTTGCGGCTGGGCGCGGCGCTGGCCGGTCGGCTCGTGGAACTCGGCGAGGCGTTGACGGCCTACGGGCAGCCGGTGGGGCTGGCCTATCAGCTGCGGGACGACCTGCTGGGGGCGTTCGGGGACCCTTCGGTGACCGGGAAGCCTGTCGGCGACGACCTGCGGCAGGGGAAGCGGACGCTGCTGCTGGGGTACGCCAAGCAGCAGGCTTCGGGTTCGCTGGAGCTGCTGGAGAAGGTGGACGCTGGGGCTTTGACCGAGGCCGAGGTGCCCGCGGTGCAACGGCTGCTGGAGGACCTCGGGGCTCGGGAGTACGTGGAGTCGACCTGCCAGGCCCTGGCCGTCGACGCCGTGAACGCGATCGAAGCGGCTGACATCGACTTGAGCGTGAAGGAGTACTTCAAGCACTTCGCTGCCTACGTCGCCGGCGCCTGA
- a CDS encoding SDR family NAD(P)-dependent oxidoreductase encodes MAKTAIVTGATSGVGLAVADLLGAQGHHVYLCARDADNVALTVKQLRDKGYEVDGTTCDVRSPEQIRAFVTAAVERYGTIDILVNNAGRSGGGVTADLDDELWFDVINTNLNSVFLMTRDVLATGGMRDKGWGRIVNIASTAGKQGVVLGAPYSASKHGVVGFTKALGNELAKTGITVNAVCPGYVETPMAQRVRAGYAAAWETSEEDILGRFNAKIPLGRYSTPEEVAGLVGYLVTDTAGSIAAQALNVCGGLGNF; translated from the coding sequence ATGGCCAAGACAGCCATCGTCACCGGCGCGACCAGCGGCGTCGGCCTCGCCGTCGCCGACCTGCTCGGCGCGCAAGGGCACCACGTCTACCTGTGCGCGCGGGACGCCGACAACGTCGCGCTCACCGTGAAACAGTTGCGGGACAAGGGATACGAGGTCGACGGCACGACATGTGACGTACGCTCGCCCGAGCAGATCCGCGCGTTCGTGACGGCCGCGGTCGAGCGGTACGGCACGATCGACATCCTCGTCAACAACGCGGGCCGCAGCGGCGGGGGAGTGACCGCCGACCTCGACGACGAACTCTGGTTCGACGTGATCAACACCAACCTGAACAGCGTCTTCCTGATGACCAGGGACGTGCTCGCCACCGGCGGCATGCGCGACAAGGGCTGGGGCCGGATCGTCAACATCGCGTCCACCGCCGGCAAGCAGGGCGTGGTGCTCGGCGCGCCGTACTCCGCGTCCAAGCACGGCGTCGTCGGGTTCACCAAGGCACTGGGCAACGAGCTGGCCAAGACCGGCATCACCGTCAACGCGGTGTGCCCCGGCTACGTGGAAACCCCGATGGCGCAGCGGGTCCGCGCGGGCTACGCGGCCGCGTGGGAAACGTCCGAAGAGGACATTCTCGGCCGGTTCAACGCCAAGATCCCGCTCGGCCGCTACTCCACGCCAGAAGAGGTCGCCGGGCTGGTCGGCTACCTGGTCACCGACACCGCCGGATCCATCGCGGCGCAGGCGTTGAACGTCTGCGGCGGCCTTGGCAACTTCTGA